The following coding sequences lie in one Rutidosis leptorrhynchoides isolate AG116_Rl617_1_P2 chromosome 4, CSIRO_AGI_Rlap_v1, whole genome shotgun sequence genomic window:
- the LOC139844112 gene encoding glucan endo-1,3-beta-glucosidase 14-like, producing MAAIFRTLLLLIFTLSELYFGINSIGVGVNYGRIANNLPPPTQVSGLLNSLNINRVKVYDAEPKVLEAFAGTNVEFIIGLGNENLQKMKDPQQAQTWIQQNVQPYISQTKITMINVGNEVLGGQDTQLASYLLPAMKTMYGALVTLGLNKQVYITTAHSLQILATSFPPSQGSFQESMVQYIKPILDFHAQVDSPFFINAYPYFAYKSDPTHVPLEYVLFEPNNGSVDPNTNLKYDNMLYAQIDAVYSAIKALGHNDVEVKISETGWPSKGDENEAGATVENAGIYNRNLMQRMQQGEGTPARPSQPIDIYLFALFNENEKPGPMSERNFGLYYPDGSLVYKLGVKSYVLPRMDYSSSHKDVLSLFIILFLILGSYYFLKR from the exons ATGGCTGCTATCTTCCGTACACTTCTGTTGCTGATATTCACCTTATCAG AGTTGTATTTCGGTATCAATAGCATTGGAGTTGGAGTAAACTATGGACGAATCGCTAACAATCTTCCACCTCCAACACAAGTATCCGGCCTCCTTAATTCGTTAAACATTAATAGAGTAAAAGTTTATGACGCCGAACCTAAAGTGTTAGAAGCATTTGCAGGAACCAATGTCGAGTTCATCATTGGTTTAGGTAACGAAAACCTTCAAAAAATGAAAGATCCTCAACAAGCGCaaacatggattcaacaaaacgtACAACCATATATTTCACAAACGAAGATAACAATGATCAATGTTGGAAACGAAGTTTTAGGAGGTCAAGATACTCAATTAGCGTCGTATCTATTGCCTGCAATGAAAACTATGTATGGTGCTTTAGTAACTCTTGGACTAAACAAACAAGTTTACATAACAACGGCTCATTCGCTACAAATTTTAGCTACTTCATTCCCACCCTCACAAGGTTCGTTTCAAGAAAGCATGGTGCAATATATAAAGCCGATACTTGACTTTCATGCTCAGGTTGACTCGCCATTTTTCATTAACGCGTATCCTTATTTTGCATACAAAAGTGATCCGACCCATGTCCCTTTGGAATACGTGCTTTTTGAACCAAACAATGGATCGGTTGACCCAAATacgaatttaaagtatgataatATGTTGTATGCACAAATTGATGCTGTTTATTCTGCTATAAAAGCATTGGGTCACAACGATGTAGAAGTTAAAATTTCTGAGACCGGTTGGCCTTCTAAAGGCGATGAAAATGAAGCCGGAGCAACAGTAGAAAATGCAGGCATATATAATAGAAATTTGATGCAGAGGATGCAACAAGGGGAAGGTACTCCGGCCCGTCCTTCACAACCGATTGATATTTACCTTTTTGCCCTTTTTAATGAGAATGAAAAGCCTGGTCCAATGTCAGAGAGGAATTTTGGATTGTATTATCCCGATGGCTCTTTGGTCTATAAACTTGGCGTAAAAAGTTATGTTCTTCCACGAATGGATTACTCATCATCACATAAAGAC GTATTGTCCCTTTTCATTATACTCTTTTTGATTCTTGGATCCTACTATTTCCTTAAGAGATGA